From one Tsukamurella tyrosinosolvens genomic stretch:
- the pstA gene encoding phosphate ABC transporter permease PstA, whose amino-acid sequence MTATELDDVAKSGTVFHRTSTARRIKNNAAAIVFGACFLLALAPLVSLLYMVIANGLPAILEPEWWTKSMVRVAPDSYAGGIRHALYGTLVQAGIAALFSVPIGVMVGIYLVEYAEGTRLGKITTFMVDVLAGIPSIVATLFIFGIWITTFGMPQSAFAVSLALILLMVPVVVRSTEEMLKLVPNELREASYALGVPKWKTIVRIVLPTAASGMVSGVFLAIARVVGETAPVLLLVGISDRMNYDLFNGNMSSLPLFIYDQYRNNPGAVGEYRAWGAALTLVILVGIASGLAALMSRLLAPKTK is encoded by the coding sequence ATGACCGCCACCGAGCTCGACGACGTCGCCAAGAGCGGCACCGTCTTCCACCGCACCTCCACCGCGCGCCGGATCAAGAACAACGCCGCCGCGATCGTCTTCGGCGCCTGCTTCCTGTTGGCCCTCGCGCCGCTGGTCTCGCTGCTGTACATGGTGATCGCCAACGGCCTGCCCGCGATCCTCGAGCCCGAGTGGTGGACCAAGTCGATGGTCCGCGTCGCCCCCGATTCCTACGCCGGCGGCATCCGCCACGCCCTGTACGGCACGCTCGTGCAGGCCGGCATCGCGGCGTTGTTCTCGGTGCCGATCGGCGTCATGGTGGGCATCTACCTCGTCGAGTACGCCGAGGGCACCCGGCTGGGGAAGATCACCACCTTCATGGTCGACGTGCTCGCCGGCATCCCGTCGATCGTCGCCACCCTCTTCATCTTCGGCATCTGGATCACCACCTTCGGCATGCCGCAGTCCGCGTTCGCGGTGAGCCTCGCGCTGATCCTGCTCATGGTGCCCGTCGTCGTGCGCTCCACCGAGGAGATGCTCAAACTCGTGCCCAACGAGCTGCGCGAGGCCTCCTACGCGCTCGGCGTGCCGAAGTGGAAGACCATCGTGCGGATCGTGCTGCCGACCGCCGCGTCCGGCATGGTCTCCGGCGTCTTCCTCGCCATCGCGCGCGTGGTCGGCGAGACCGCGCCCGTGCTGCTGCTCGTCGGCATCAGCGACCGGATGAACTACGACCTCTTCAACGGCAACATGTCGTCGCTGCCGCTGTTCATCTACGACCAGTACCGCAACAACCCCGGCGCCGTCGGCGAGTACCGGGCGTGGGGCGCCGCCCTGACCCTGGTGATCCTCGTGGGCATCGCGAGCGGCCTCGCCGCCCTCATGTCCCGGCTGCTCGCCCCCAAGACGAAGTAA
- the pstC gene encoding phosphate ABC transporter permease subunit PstC yields MATEDSTDRDADGAASAVATTDAGATRTTFAGGHDRMEKIFKWAAYASGVLLVVVIALIFLQLVIQAIPALTKNNANFLTSSEWQTNPSNMRFGILELLKITVLSSVMALILAVPVAVGIATFLVQYVPQRLSRPLSAVIDLLAAVPSIIYGLWGIFVLAPFLVPLQRWLNENLGWFFLFKTGNVELSLGSTVFTAGIVLAIMILPIITSITRESLRQTPVAHQEAALALGATKWEVIRLTVFPYGRSGIVAGSMLALGRALGETIAVLIILFAATKTSIWSLFDSGYTFASKIASAAAEFDNVDQRGAYIAAGLVLFVLTFVVNAVARWIGGGRVNG; encoded by the coding sequence ATGGCGACTGAGGATTCGACGGACCGCGACGCGGACGGCGCCGCGAGCGCCGTGGCGACCACCGACGCGGGGGCCACCCGCACGACCTTCGCCGGCGGTCACGACCGCATGGAGAAGATCTTCAAGTGGGCGGCGTACGCCTCGGGCGTGCTGCTCGTGGTCGTGATCGCGCTGATCTTCCTGCAGCTGGTGATCCAGGCGATCCCGGCGCTCACCAAGAACAACGCCAACTTCCTCACCAGCTCCGAGTGGCAGACGAACCCGTCCAACATGCGGTTCGGCATCCTCGAGCTGCTCAAGATCACGGTCCTCTCGTCGGTGATGGCGCTGATCCTCGCCGTGCCGGTGGCCGTGGGTATCGCGACCTTCCTGGTGCAGTACGTGCCGCAGCGGCTCTCGCGGCCGCTCAGCGCGGTGATCGACCTGCTGGCCGCGGTCCCGTCGATCATCTACGGCCTGTGGGGCATCTTCGTGCTCGCGCCGTTCCTCGTGCCGCTGCAGCGCTGGCTCAACGAGAACCTCGGCTGGTTCTTCCTGTTCAAGACCGGCAACGTGGAACTCTCGCTCGGCTCGACGGTGTTCACCGCCGGTATCGTGCTCGCGATCATGATCCTGCCGATCATCACGTCGATCACGCGCGAATCGCTGCGGCAGACCCCCGTCGCGCACCAGGAGGCCGCGCTGGCCCTGGGCGCCACCAAGTGGGAGGTCATCCGCCTCACGGTCTTCCCCTACGGACGGTCGGGCATCGTCGCCGGCTCGATGCTGGCCCTCGGGCGCGCGCTCGGCGAGACCATCGCGGTGCTCATCATCCTGTTCGCCGCCACCAAGACCTCCATCTGGTCGCTGTTCGACAGCGGCTACACCTTCGCTTCGAAGATCGCCTCCGCCGCCGCTGAGTTCGACAACGTCGACCAGCGCGGCGCCTACATCGCCGCCGGCCTCGTGCTGTTCGTGCTCACCTTCGTGGTGAACGCGGTCGCCCGCTGGATCGGCGGGGGACGGGTGAACGGATGA
- the pstS gene encoding phosphate ABC transporter substrate-binding protein PstS — protein MVAALSLTLSACGGEESSEAAGSSAAGGSGVQCDGKLQLKGSGSTAQANAMTVFKNTFAQDCSGANVDYSGNGSGQGITEFTSGLTNFGGSDSPLNADQAKKAEEKCGAPALNLPLVFGPIAVAYKLPGDVSVNLSAPTLAKIFSGVITKWNAPEIADENKGTTLPDLPITVVFRSDESGTTENFQKYLGSAAPAEWSADKKGKAFKGGTGQGASGNAAVAATVNKAEGTITYAEWSFAKAQKLQVANIITSAGPEAVKLSSESVAKTIESAKFKTPGSKDLVIDTEGFYKPSAAGAYPIVLATYEIVCSKYSDAEVGKGLKTFLKVAASKPAQDQLAGQGYAPIPESFRTTLTESIDSIQ, from the coding sequence ATGGTGGCCGCCCTGTCCCTGACCCTGTCCGCGTGCGGCGGCGAGGAGTCGAGCGAGGCCGCGGGCAGCTCGGCCGCCGGCGGCTCCGGTGTGCAGTGCGACGGCAAGCTGCAGCTCAAGGGCAGCGGCTCGACGGCGCAGGCCAACGCCATGACCGTCTTCAAGAACACCTTCGCCCAGGACTGCTCCGGCGCGAACGTCGACTACAGCGGTAACGGCTCGGGCCAGGGCATCACCGAGTTCACCTCGGGCCTGACCAACTTCGGCGGCTCCGACTCGCCGCTCAACGCCGACCAGGCCAAGAAGGCCGAGGAGAAGTGCGGCGCCCCCGCCCTGAACCTCCCGCTCGTCTTCGGCCCGATCGCCGTCGCCTACAAGCTCCCCGGCGACGTCTCCGTGAACCTTTCGGCCCCGACGCTGGCCAAGATCTTCAGCGGCGTCATCACCAAGTGGAACGCGCCCGAGATCGCGGACGAGAACAAGGGCACCACGCTGCCCGACCTGCCGATCACCGTCGTCTTCCGCTCCGACGAGTCGGGCACCACCGAGAACTTCCAGAAGTACCTCGGTTCCGCCGCGCCGGCCGAGTGGTCCGCCGACAAGAAAGGCAAGGCCTTCAAGGGTGGCACCGGCCAGGGCGCGAGCGGCAACGCCGCCGTCGCCGCGACCGTGAACAAGGCCGAGGGCACCATCACCTACGCCGAGTGGAGCTTCGCCAAGGCGCAGAAGCTGCAGGTCGCCAACATCATCACCTCCGCCGGGCCCGAGGCCGTGAAGCTCTCGAGCGAGTCCGTCGCCAAGACCATCGAGTCGGCCAAGTTCAAGACCCCGGGCAGCAAGGACCTGGTCATCGACACCGAGGGCTTCTACAAGCCGTCGGCGGCCGGCGCCTACCCGATCGTGCTCGCGACCTACGAGATCGTGTGCTCGAAGTACTCGGACGCCGAGGTCGGCAAGGGCCTGAAGACCTTCCTCAAGGTCGCGGCCAGCAAGCCGGCGCAGGACCAGCTCGCGGGCCAGGGCTACGCCCCGATCCCCGAGTCCTTCCGCACCACGCTCACCGAGTCGATCGACTCGATCCAGTAG
- the mshD gene encoding mycothiol synthase, which yields MVDVVRGPVTDPESVLAIAAAAEAADGIGALSEQFRLGVTGDGPHLLARDADGAPSGYAGIVVPPAGGAGAAEVVVAPSERRRGLGRALVTGALDLVGEGGTVWAHGDLPGARALAADLGLTAVRTLLNLRRPLGGLGPVPAPPAGVTLRTYAGPADDAAILAVNNAAFSWHPEQGGWTGEQIDERTGADWFDPAGLFLAVDEQDRLLGFHWTKVADPAAGLGEVYIVAVAPAGQGRGLGNLLTAAGLEYLAGRGLAEVELYVEGDNTAALRTYTRLGFEERERHVAYALR from the coding sequence ATGGTCGACGTGGTGCGCGGACCGGTCACCGATCCGGAATCGGTGCTGGCGATCGCCGCCGCGGCGGAGGCCGCCGACGGCATCGGCGCGCTCTCGGAGCAGTTCCGCCTCGGCGTCACGGGCGACGGCCCGCACCTCCTCGCGCGGGACGCGGACGGCGCACCGTCGGGCTACGCGGGGATCGTCGTCCCGCCCGCCGGCGGGGCCGGTGCGGCCGAGGTCGTCGTCGCACCGTCGGAGCGCCGACGGGGCCTGGGCCGTGCGCTGGTGACCGGCGCGCTCGACCTCGTCGGGGAGGGTGGCACCGTGTGGGCGCACGGCGACCTGCCCGGCGCCCGCGCGCTCGCCGCGGACCTCGGACTGACCGCGGTGCGGACCCTGCTCAACCTGCGGCGGCCCCTCGGCGGGCTGGGCCCGGTGCCGGCCCCGCCCGCTGGGGTCACCCTGCGGACCTACGCCGGGCCGGCCGACGACGCCGCGATCCTGGCGGTGAACAACGCGGCCTTCTCCTGGCACCCCGAGCAGGGCGGCTGGACCGGCGAGCAGATCGACGAGCGGACCGGCGCCGACTGGTTCGACCCGGCCGGGCTGTTCCTCGCCGTCGACGAGCAGGACCGGCTGCTGGGCTTCCACTGGACCAAGGTCGCCGACCCCGCCGCCGGGCTCGGCGAGGTGTACATCGTGGCCGTCGCCCCCGCAGGTCAGGGGCGGGGGCTGGGCAACCTGCTCACCGCCGCCGGCCTGGAGTACCTCGCCGGGCGCGGCCTCGCCGAGGTGGAGCTGTACGTGGAGGGCGACAACACCGCCGCGCTGCGCACCTACACCCGCCTGGGTTTTGAGGAACGCGAAAGACACGTTGCGTACGCATTACGGTAA
- a CDS encoding winged helix-turn-helix domain-containing protein yields MDLILLTSDREPDTVLPSLSLLPHTVRTLPADVSSLLEVGPAEVALVDARTDLVTARGLCRLLGSTGGGRMAVVAVLTEGGLVAASADWGLDDFLLPTIGPAEIDARLRLVVARRDSGGEDEVADKVTLGELVIDEGTYTARLRGKPLDLTYKEFELLKFLAQNVGRVFTRAQLLQEVWGYDFFGGTRTVDVHVRRLRAKLGAEHEGMIGTVRNVGYKAVRPVRGKGERPVEDMEPTDEDLEEL; encoded by the coding sequence GTGGATCTGATCCTGCTCACATCCGACCGGGAGCCGGACACCGTGCTGCCGTCGCTGTCGCTGCTGCCGCACACGGTGCGGACGCTGCCGGCCGACGTCTCGTCGCTGCTGGAGGTCGGACCGGCCGAGGTCGCACTCGTGGACGCCCGCACCGATCTGGTGACCGCGCGCGGCCTGTGCCGGCTGCTGGGCAGCACGGGCGGGGGCAGGATGGCCGTGGTCGCGGTCCTCACCGAGGGCGGGCTCGTCGCCGCGAGCGCCGACTGGGGCCTCGACGATTTCCTCCTGCCGACGATCGGGCCGGCCGAGATCGACGCCCGCCTGCGGCTCGTCGTCGCGCGGCGCGACTCCGGCGGCGAGGACGAGGTGGCCGACAAGGTCACGCTCGGCGAGCTGGTCATCGACGAGGGCACCTACACCGCCCGCCTGCGTGGCAAGCCGCTCGACCTCACCTACAAGGAGTTCGAGCTCCTCAAGTTCCTCGCACAGAACGTGGGCCGCGTCTTCACCCGCGCCCAGCTGCTGCAGGAGGTGTGGGGTTACGACTTCTTCGGCGGCACCCGCACCGTCGACGTGCACGTCCGGCGCCTGCGCGCCAAGCTCGGCGCCGAGCACGAGGGCATGATCGGCACGGTCCGTAACGTGGGCTACAAGGCGGTGCGGCCCGTGCGCGGCAAGGGCGAGCGGCCCGTCGAGGACATGGAACCGACGGACGAGGATCTCGAGGAGCTGTAG
- a CDS encoding LmeA family phospholipid-binding protein, whose product MAQGQGRAWIRRVLIALATLLTVALLAELGSAATAEYRLSRELRAAAGLSDDPEVTIGGFPYLTSGGEHPKLTIAAPAKVRDRSARIEAEMTDVRIPGGLLPTFAPDTPIAAGHVEARVRLDQKAVGRFMDIVDLQVHTPAPKRAGAGSPADGYVKASKGIVLTGTVPLPTPAEPERTVLISVAADFANEGDAISVRATGIYSGPEDHAKADLLPGEDRTVLAAFTRVLPRMALPFGIAPTGARAENADVVLLGEADGVTVTPGAFYRPLA is encoded by the coding sequence GTGGCGCAGGGGCAGGGACGGGCGTGGATCAGGCGGGTTCTGATCGCCCTAGCGACGCTCCTCACGGTCGCGCTGCTCGCCGAACTCGGCTCCGCGGCAACGGCGGAGTACCGCCTGTCTCGCGAACTGCGGGCGGCCGCCGGCCTGTCCGACGACCCCGAGGTGACGATCGGCGGATTCCCCTACCTGACCTCGGGCGGCGAGCATCCGAAGCTGACGATCGCCGCGCCGGCGAAGGTGCGCGACCGGAGCGCCCGCATCGAGGCGGAGATGACCGACGTCCGGATCCCGGGCGGCCTGCTGCCGACGTTCGCGCCGGACACGCCGATCGCGGCCGGCCACGTGGAGGCGCGCGTGCGGCTGGACCAGAAGGCCGTGGGCCGGTTCATGGACATCGTCGACCTGCAGGTGCACACCCCCGCCCCGAAGCGCGCCGGTGCGGGCAGCCCCGCCGACGGCTACGTGAAGGCGTCGAAGGGCATCGTGCTGACCGGCACCGTCCCGCTGCCCACCCCGGCCGAGCCGGAGCGCACCGTACTGATCTCGGTGGCGGCGGACTTCGCGAACGAGGGTGACGCGATCTCGGTCCGTGCCACCGGCATCTACTCGGGCCCCGAGGATCACGCGAAGGCCGACCTGTTGCCGGGCGAGGACCGGACGGTCCTCGCCGCGTTCACCCGCGTGCTGCCCCGGATGGCGCTGCCCTTCGGCATCGCGCCCACCGGCGCGCGGGCGGAGAACGCCGACGTCGTGCTCCTCGGGGAGGCCGACGGGGTCACCGTCACCCCCGGCGCGTTCTACCGTCCCCTGGCCTGA
- a CDS encoding sulfurtransferase produces MARSDVLVSADWAEQNLDTPGVVFVEVDEDTSIYDDNHIQGAVRLDWRKDLQDPIRRDFLDQEGFSKLLSERGVGNDDTVVLYGGNNNWFAAYAYWYFKLYGHQDVKLLDGGRKKWELDGRPLSTDAVSRPATSYQAKPVDLSLRAFRDEVIDSIGKKNLIDVRSPDEFSGKISAPAHLPQEQAQQRGHVPGAINIPWSTTANEDGTFKSDEALAALYAEKGFDDAKETIAYCRIGERSSHTWFVLQEILGKKNVKNYDGSWVEYGSLVGAPIEK; encoded by the coding sequence ATGGCTCGCTCCGACGTCCTGGTCTCCGCAGACTGGGCTGAGCAGAACCTCGACACCCCGGGTGTCGTCTTCGTCGAGGTCGACGAGGACACGTCGATCTACGACGACAACCACATCCAGGGCGCCGTCCGCCTCGACTGGCGCAAGGACCTGCAGGACCCGATCCGCCGCGACTTCCTCGACCAGGAGGGCTTCTCGAAGCTGCTCTCCGAGCGCGGCGTCGGCAACGACGACACCGTGGTGCTCTACGGCGGCAACAACAACTGGTTCGCGGCCTACGCGTACTGGTACTTCAAGCTGTACGGCCACCAGGACGTCAAGCTGCTCGACGGTGGCCGCAAGAAGTGGGAGCTCGACGGCCGTCCCCTGTCGACCGATGCCGTGTCCCGCCCGGCCACGAGCTACCAGGCCAAGCCCGTCGACCTGTCGCTGCGCGCCTTCCGCGACGAGGTGATCGACTCGATCGGTAAGAAGAACCTCATCGACGTGCGCTCGCCCGACGAGTTCTCCGGCAAGATCTCCGCGCCGGCCCACCTCCCGCAGGAGCAGGCGCAGCAGCGCGGCCACGTCCCCGGCGCGATCAACATCCCGTGGTCGACCACCGCGAACGAGGACGGCACCTTCAAGTCGGACGAGGCTCTCGCGGCGCTGTACGCGGAGAAGGGCTTCGACGACGCCAAGGAGACCATCGCGTACTGCCGCATCGGCGAGCGCAGCTCGCACACGTGGTTCGTGCTGCAGGAGATCCTCGGCAAGAAGAACGTCAAGAACTACGACGGCTCGTGGGTCGAGTACGGCTCCCTCGTGGGCGCCCCGATCGAGAAGTAA
- a CDS encoding DUF1416 domain-containing protein encodes MCGAPKQGQVLPAGVDVEKETVLTGQVLDGAGNPVAGAFVRLLDGTGEFTAEVVASGTGDYRFFAAPGTWTLRALSSVGNGDIQVSPESNGVYNQDITVAK; translated from the coding sequence ATGTGTGGAGCACCGAAGCAGGGCCAGGTCCTGCCCGCAGGCGTCGACGTCGAGAAGGAGACCGTCCTGACCGGTCAGGTCCTCGACGGTGCCGGTAACCCCGTCGCGGGCGCGTTCGTGCGCCTGCTCGACGGCACCGGCGAGTTCACCGCCGAGGTCGTGGCCTCGGGCACCGGCGACTACCGCTTCTTCGCGGCGCCGGGCACCTGGACGCTGCGCGCGCTGTCCTCCGTGGGCAACGGCGACATCCAGGTCTCGCCCGAGTCGAACGGCGTCTACAACCAGGACATCACCGTCGCCAAGTAG
- a CDS encoding alpha/beta fold hydrolase, whose product MPAPSDAEYFELGDVTLQSGHTLRGARLAYKTFGTLNADKSNVIVYPTWYSGWHTDNEWLVGTDKTLNPDEYFIVIPNMLGNGLSTSPSNAASPYDHARFPLVTFYDQVEAQHRLLTEKWGISTIALVTGWSMGAGQTYQWAVSHPEMVQRAAPFCGSSRTAPHNQVFLESLREALRADAAWADGDYDPARPPIKGLRAFARIYSGWGFSQAFYWYETWRELGFTSLDDFLYGFWEQFFRDGRDPNNLIAMIGTWHAGNVGNTPGFDGDHEAALRSIRCPLLAMPAEKDLYFPPEDEAWASQFIEHGEVRVIPGVWGHFAGGGANPVDTAFIDAGLRELLARPGYTG is encoded by the coding sequence GTGCCCGCTCCCTCCGACGCCGAGTACTTCGAGCTCGGCGACGTCACCCTGCAGTCCGGCCACACCCTGCGCGGCGCCCGCCTCGCGTACAAGACCTTCGGCACCCTCAACGCCGACAAGTCCAACGTGATCGTCTACCCCACCTGGTACTCCGGCTGGCACACCGACAACGAGTGGCTCGTGGGCACCGACAAGACACTCAACCCGGACGAGTACTTCATCGTCATTCCCAACATGCTGGGCAATGGCCTGTCGACGTCCCCGTCGAACGCGGCCTCGCCGTACGACCACGCCCGCTTCCCGCTCGTCACCTTCTACGACCAGGTCGAGGCCCAGCACCGCCTGCTCACCGAGAAGTGGGGCATCTCGACGATCGCGCTGGTCACCGGCTGGTCGATGGGCGCGGGGCAGACCTACCAGTGGGCGGTGAGCCACCCGGAGATGGTGCAGCGCGCGGCGCCGTTCTGCGGTTCCAGCCGCACCGCGCCGCACAACCAGGTGTTCCTCGAGTCCCTTCGCGAGGCGCTGCGCGCCGACGCGGCGTGGGCCGACGGCGACTACGACCCCGCGCGCCCGCCCATCAAGGGCCTGCGCGCCTTCGCGCGGATCTACTCCGGATGGGGCTTCTCGCAGGCCTTCTACTGGTACGAGACCTGGCGCGAGCTGGGCTTCACCTCGCTCGACGACTTCCTCTACGGCTTCTGGGAGCAGTTCTTCCGCGACGGCCGCGACCCCAACAACCTCATCGCGATGATCGGCACGTGGCACGCCGGGAACGTCGGGAACACCCCGGGGTTCGACGGTGACCACGAGGCCGCGCTGCGCTCCATCAGGTGCCCCCTGCTGGCGATGCCCGCGGAGAAGGACCTGTACTTCCCGCCGGAGGACGAGGCCTGGGCCTCGCAGTTCATCGAGCACGGCGAGGTGCGGGTGATCCCCGGCGTATGGGGCCACTTCGCGGGCGGCGGGGCGAACCCGGTGGACACCGCGTTCATCGACGCCGGCCTGCGGGAACTCCTCGCCCGCCCCGGCTACACCGGGTAG
- a CDS encoding methylated-DNA--[protein]-cysteine S-methyltransferase gives MSTRHIVAETTLGELTLVAEGRAVTGVYFHHHIRRLAESSFGERVASDVLLDEAAQQIRAYLAGERRAFDLPFATAGDEIQEAVWAALREIPYGTTTTYGALAERLGFRTSAWGVGQAVGANPLCVLIPCHRVLGSNGTLTGYAGGLRRKRVLLDLEAAADGAPWLPGMGAA, from the coding sequence ATGAGCACCAGGCACATCGTGGCGGAGACCACGCTCGGCGAGCTGACGCTCGTCGCCGAGGGACGCGCCGTGACCGGCGTGTACTTCCACCACCACATCCGCCGGCTGGCGGAGTCGTCGTTCGGGGAGCGGGTCGCCTCGGACGTCCTCCTCGACGAGGCGGCGCAGCAGATCCGCGCCTACCTCGCCGGGGAGCGCCGCGCCTTCGACCTGCCGTTCGCCACCGCGGGCGACGAGATCCAGGAGGCCGTCTGGGCGGCGCTGCGGGAGATCCCGTACGGCACCACCACGACCTACGGCGCCCTCGCGGAGCGGCTCGGCTTCCGCACGTCGGCGTGGGGCGTGGGGCAGGCCGTCGGCGCGAATCCGCTGTGCGTGCTCATCCCGTGCCACCGCGTGCTCGGGTCGAACGGCACGCTCACGGGGTACGCGGGCGGCCTGCGCCGCAAGCGGGTCCTGCTCGACCTCGAGGCCGCCGCCGACGGTGCCCCCTGGTTGCCGGGCATGGGGGCCGCGTGA
- a CDS encoding RNA polymerase sigma factor: MKPPFERLVDEHAATVLRVCRAILGPHDAEDAWSETFLSALRAYPDLPESANVEAWLVTIAHRKAIDQVRAAQRRAVPVDAVPERPVTASLPDGDLWVAVAALPDKQRQAVAYRYAADLPYAEIAEILGGTVDAARRAAADGLKKLRTTRTREELS; the protein is encoded by the coding sequence GTGAAACCACCCTTCGAGCGCCTGGTCGACGAGCACGCCGCGACGGTGCTGCGCGTCTGCCGCGCGATCCTCGGCCCGCACGACGCCGAGGACGCGTGGTCGGAGACCTTCCTCTCAGCGCTGCGCGCGTACCCGGACCTGCCCGAGTCGGCCAACGTCGAGGCCTGGCTCGTGACCATCGCGCACCGCAAGGCGATCGACCAGGTGCGGGCGGCGCAGCGCCGCGCCGTGCCGGTCGACGCAGTGCCGGAGCGCCCCGTCACCGCCTCCCTGCCCGACGGTGACCTCTGGGTCGCGGTGGCGGCCCTGCCGGACAAGCAGCGGCAGGCCGTCGCGTACCGCTACGCGGCGGACCTGCCCTACGCCGAGATCGCCGAGATCCTCGGCGGCACCGTCGACGCCGCGCGCCGTGCGGCCGCCGACGGCCTCAAGAAACTCCGTACCACGCGCACGAGGGAGGAACTCTCATGA
- a CDS encoding methylated-DNA--[protein]-cysteine S-methyltransferase produces MSEKITETLSAPADTDALARLRARLTASAEADGLLDVAYTVVDSPVGGLLLAATERGLVRVAYAREDHDAVLEALAQKVSPRVLRAPRRLDGAARELDEYFAGTRTAFDLPLDHALSHGFRQLVQSRLPDIGYGTTLSYKQVAELVGSPAAVRAVGTACATNPLPVVVPCHRVVKSDGGIGQYVGGVAAKAALLELESAA; encoded by the coding sequence ATGAGCGAGAAGATCACCGAAACACTCTCGGCCCCTGCCGATACCGACGCCCTCGCCCGGCTCCGCGCCCGCCTCACGGCGAGTGCCGAGGCGGACGGCCTGCTCGACGTCGCCTACACCGTCGTCGACTCCCCCGTCGGCGGGCTGCTCCTCGCGGCCACCGAGCGCGGCCTCGTCCGGGTGGCCTACGCCCGCGAGGACCACGACGCCGTCCTGGAGGCCCTGGCGCAGAAGGTCAGCCCGCGGGTGCTGCGCGCGCCCCGCCGCCTCGACGGGGCCGCCCGCGAGCTCGACGAGTACTTCGCGGGCACGCGCACCGCGTTCGACCTACCGCTGGATCACGCCCTCTCGCACGGCTTCCGGCAGCTGGTGCAGAGCCGGCTGCCGGACATCGGCTACGGCACCACGCTGAGTTACAAGCAGGTGGCCGAGCTCGTCGGGAGCCCGGCGGCGGTCCGCGCGGTCGGCACCGCGTGCGCCACGAATCCGCTGCCCGTGGTGGTCCCGTGCCACCGGGTGGTGAAGTCGGACGGCGGCATCGGGCAGTACGTCGGTGGCGTGGCGGCGAAAGCCGCCCTGCTGGAGCTGGAGTCGGCCGCATGA
- a CDS encoding 2OG-Fe(II) oxygenase, whose amino-acid sequence MSAAPGPDAADWDAVAAELDAVGGALLPRLLSDERTVELRRLYPRDALFRSTIDMERYRFGAGEYKYFARPYPEPIDELKHALYPHLLPIARRWWERLGREAPWPDDLDEWLAMCHEAGQRKSTAILLKYGAGDWNALHRDLYGDLVFPLQVVIALNDPGVDHEGGEFLLVEQRPRAQSRGTSFTLPRGHGFVFTTRDRPVRSARGWSAAPVRHGVSTVRSGERHTLALVFHDAA is encoded by the coding sequence ATGAGCGCCGCCCCGGGCCCCGACGCCGCAGACTGGGATGCCGTCGCCGCCGAGCTGGACGCGGTGGGCGGGGCGCTGCTCCCCCGCCTCCTCTCCGACGAGCGCACCGTCGAGCTGCGGCGGCTGTACCCGCGGGACGCGCTGTTCCGCAGCACGATCGACATGGAGCGGTACCGGTTCGGCGCGGGCGAGTACAAGTACTTCGCCCGGCCCTACCCGGAGCCGATCGACGAGCTCAAGCACGCGTTGTACCCGCACCTGCTGCCGATCGCGCGACGGTGGTGGGAGCGGCTGGGCCGCGAGGCCCCGTGGCCCGACGACCTCGACGAGTGGCTCGCGATGTGCCACGAGGCGGGACAACGGAAGTCGACGGCGATCCTGCTCAAGTACGGCGCGGGCGACTGGAACGCGCTGCACCGGGACCTCTACGGCGATCTGGTCTTCCCGCTGCAGGTGGTGATCGCGCTCAACGATCCGGGCGTCGATCACGAGGGCGGCGAGTTCCTGCTCGTCGAACAGCGACCCCGCGCGCAGTCGCGGGGCACGTCGTTCACGCTCCCGCGCGGGCACGGCTTCGTCTTCACCACCCGCGACCGCCCGGTCCGCTCCGCACGGGGCTGGTCCGCCGCACCCGTGCGGCACGGGGTGTCGACCGTCCGATCGGGCGAGCGCCACACGCTGGCCCTCGTCTTCCACGACGCGGCCTGA